atttataacaaataaaacaaaacaaaatatctgaaaatatttgtaaatcattaacaaacaaaaatcattaaGAAAACTATAAAACTATTTAAGATGCAAAAGAAAGcctaaaagtaaaattaaaaacaaaacataaaagtaTCTCGTgcttttcaaaaacaacaacaaaaaaaacttagatTAGGATGAACAAAAGTATTGGAAATTTACTCACGacgttcacaaaaaaataaattaaaaaaatttaataaaaacgcattttttaaaaacgaagaaatttaaattaaaaatcgaaaaaagtaTGGAAACAAATCAtagctaaaattttatttgataataTGTTTGAACGTGATGTTGCTTATTATGATAAAGATAGtcttttcacaatttttttgtttaaatttttttttagttcttagttccgacaatttttttttttatccatcGTACTTGCTTGATGATTATGATTTGAATGTGTATTGAGCCGTTATAAATAAACTATACTTAAGACTATGAGATATAGAAGAATCGAGATCGAGTGAAAATGGAGtggaaagtaaagaaaaataaacaaaagaaaaattaaaaaaaaaaatgaaagaaaaaagaataattaagACATTATGTAATCTCAGGATATTTACTAAATTTAAGTAATtacgaaatacaaaaaaaaactatttgaaataattgaaacgaTGCATTTTGAATCTCTATCGCCCGTTAACGTGAGAAGACTTGACTCTGGTTAATAAAGAGCCACTTGTTTGAATATATGTCATCTGTGCAATATTAAGAGTCGATCGGCAGAAGAAGACAAAAATGATTGTCAAAATGTTGGAATCATGTCACactatagttatttgtttacagagcgaagaaaataggaaatttcaacaaGAGCGACGTTTGCGgataacaaataaaatgaaactttagCTGGttgcaaagcacctagcagggtaatagaggtttttacacgtcaaatagagtagtattttgataccaataataccattagcagccttaatggtaattttgcaatgacatcaagaaaaaaaaggtatggaaatattcgcatacttcgattaaagtactactttatttttttctattaccctgctaggtgctttgctgGTTGCTATCTTAGGCGTGCggctttatcaattttttgtcttttacatAGATCCGAGAGCAGGACGGTTACATAATCATCATTTGTCATCGACAATGACGACATCAATAAATAATGAGCTCTAAGTAACGTCTCTTTACTTTACatagaaaaatgtatgttagatagatagatagaataaGTGGGTGGCTTTTACGcctgcacctaagcctcagatgggcctgttgtgcgtaCCCACGGTCGTTTATATTCTTTTAGTCTTGTTTAGAAATTTGAGGATGTTTGATGGAGCGATACTCCATATCGAGGTGTACTTGGTTACGTATGAACCTAGATACTGTGATCGAGCCATAATGTATGCTGGGCATTCGCAAAGAAAGTGTTCTGTGCTTTCGATTTCACCACACTTTTCGCAGTGTGGATCGTCTGCCACCCCAATTGTGTGGAGATGTTTCTTTAGAGAATTGTGACCTGTAAGTATGCCGGCAAGTCTTCTGAGGTTATTCCGATCGAGTGACAGGCagtatttcgaatttttgttgtttattctGATCGATATTTTTGCCTGTCTGTCAAAGTCTAGGGTATTCCAATAATTATTGAATTCTTTGGTTTTACTGTTCAGAATGAGCCGattaagagggcagactaggtgtgaagtaggctgtaattgaaaaattggttttaaaattaatatagaccatttaatgaaaatctgttccagcaattagatgagcaatatgtttatctatctctaaaaaacgaaaaacgatttacaataagcaacagttggaagaaaaccgatttccaaaatatgaacGTCGCTGAAAGTTAGgctatgcaatatttttttggaaatcggttttcttccaactgttgcttattgtaaatcgtttttcattttttagagatagataaacatattgctcatctaattgctggaacagattttcattaaatggtctacattaattttaaaacgaatttttcaatatatagcctacttcacacctagtctgccctcttaagTGTTGAGAATGATAAGGCCATTGCTGGCTCAGGTCCTATGAAAGGTGTACTAGAAGCTAATCTTGCTAGTTCATCTGCTTTTTCGTTACCAGCGACATTCGTGTGCCCTGGAACCCAAATAAGTGACACTTGGTGTTTTCTAGATAGTTCTTCTAGAGTATCGCGACATTCAAGGACTATTgaagatgaaaatttaaagcCGCTAATCGCTTTAATTGCACCTTGACTGTCTGAGCAAATATTTATGGGTGAGACATTAGCTTCGTGGTTATTAATTATTTCTCTGCAGCATTCCATGATTCCAGTAATTTCTGTAGTGAATActgttaaaaaatttcctaGTGACACGGATATTTCTTTAGCTATGCTAGGGCAAAATATTCCCGACCCGGTTAGATCGTCCTTTTTTGATCCATCAGTGAACCACGAGAAGTGATTGTGTGCAATTGCATTCGGGGTATCCCAGAAACTACGATCCGGTATATTTactttaaatgatttttcgaaTCTGTAAGTTGGGATGATTAAGTCGCAGGGCATATTGACTTCAGGTATTTGTTGGGACATGGCTGACCACAACTTAGTGTGCCCGAAATTGGCATCATTGATCAAGAGTTCAGACTGTTTGAACCTTAAAAGGGACGACTTGGCAAGAGACTTGATGTGAATATGGAtatgaaaatgtatgttaaaacaaatgaagcgaaaaattttacataaatcgAAAATACTGAGATTGAGTCAAGCTGGATAAACATTCCTTCCGACTGTAGAAGGTTAACGATAAGTAACATCAATACATCAATACGTATGGGCTATCCCGTGCGgtaattttctgtttcatttcGAACTGATGTCTCAAACATCTGTGAAACTGGAAACAATAACAGAAGGTGGAAAAACAGAGCATTATTACCTTCAGCGTCATTACATCAATAATAATTGCTAAAATGGTTTGCACATATCCGGTCCTACTTTTACTTTATATTTATTGTGGATTTTAGACAGACTCTTAACAATTCCACATTATACACCAGAGTGCTCTTGTTACGTCGATTCAATCAGActattaaataaaatacaagTCAAGACAAACAATTGCTTTAAGAAATTGACAGtctagaaaaaattaacagcTTTGAAATTCGACTTAGTCATACAATTTCTCGGTTGATACCACAAATTTTAGGGGTAAATCGTATATTCGGCGTTCGCAACTCTTCGATTTCGGGTAATACAGGAATATCTTGTCTCGGAATTAAATTCGCAGAGTGAATTCCATTCAAATCGTTACTTTACGACGCTCTTAACCATCCAATTCCGAAACTCTGTTACCACAGAACTAAACTTCCATCCAAATCAGTTTTGGAAAAATCATCGCATGAGTTCATATGcgataacaacaacaaccaacgAAAGCAACAGTCGCACACCTTTGATACTATTGCTCGATACTTATACCTATAATATCAATATCAACTAATTAGTGTTTCACATCATTTTAGTATACACCACCACTCAGTGGTACAAAAACTTCTCTTCTCAACAATACAACAGCATCATGCAAAATAAACTCTTAATAATACAAATTCTATTCACCTCAATGGAATGAAGTTTTGTCCAATTCGACGcaattctaagcaaaaaattgttctacggtatACCTGTAAAAtggacagattttttttatcaaattaattttgtttacaaagtaCGACCCTAAATCGGCCCAATTTTGTCAGTCGCCTAAAATGTGCCTGAGGCCGTTTCCCGCCTCGATGAAAATAAGTATGTGTAAGTTGTAGCAGCAAGAACTACATTctgatcaaaagaatttctaaaaacagtgtaaaatcaaaaatatagggccgccattttataattttcttatgGGCGGCTGAACGCTTCGAAGTTTAGACGAACTTATAAAAATAACTTATAAACACTTCAATCCCCCATTAACTACATATCCCTCTTCTTCTCGATATTGTTCCTCCCAGAAATAAGCAGGACAGTGTTCAATCTTTATAAACCATGAAAATAGTGGCCACAATGTAGCAAGTTGCACCTGGAAAAACGTTATCATAAGTTTTATACTAGAAAAGTTGTCCGGTGTAACCGGAAAAAACTACCTTCATATGTAAATGTCGAATAATTGTCGCAACTTgctttgaaaattccattcttatttttgggccattatgagcctataaccaaaatttcacgaaaatctatagaaacgtttagaagttgctggatccatttttccataggaactaactaactaagtaactaactGACGTAGGCGATTccagttatctgaaaaaacgaaattttgcttgttttcatacaaacatcaatatttcgaagtttaatatctcggccaattttgaaactGCTTAAGGGGGGAAGCCAAAAAGTAAATATGATTCGCcgtcaccaaaaaaaataattgtaaaacattttttgtaatggACTTCcgtcacgcccgctaactaacgtgcgggAATCAGAATCAGAGTCTAAGGCTTATCACCTCATGTTAAGTTCTTTAATCAGGTCAACTTCAGATTGCACTGTCAAGTTAGAGATTTAAGTTTAAATTATGTTCCGTACTGTACACTTGTGTCCTGTATTCCAGCTAATGTAGCACGACTTGAATATACCTGCTCCGAGCCTAACGTTTTTACGGTGAAAGAGTGGAGGAGTAGTTCGATTAGAGAAAAGCAACGTGAAGATTTTCTTCAAAGAATGGTGTCATTGACATCGATAATGTTAAAATCAAATGAGTAGTAAAATGAGCTTTTCTAGGCAAGAAGGTTTAAAGtgagtgaagtaatagacttggtgtacaatttttatgaaaaggtAAGTAGGTGATCAATTCAATATTATCGGGATGTGAGATCACACGAATCGAActtcaacgaaatgaaaatcaaagaaataattttgtcattgaaaGTAAAAGCCTTGTTAAAAGCtcgttttaataaaaaagtaaattcattgaattacATAACATTCACGCATATTAATTTCAGCATTTAACTTCCAGACCTTGTGACAAAACttcatttacattcaaaacgattcgaattaatttaaagaattaGAAGATCTAAATGAGGCAACGGCAAtgtaatatttcattttagacAAAGAGCTCAACTTACGCGGATTAGAAACTAATTCAAACTATTCATaacaatcaaaacaaacaACCCAATGGGAGCACTACTGTAAAACCTTAAGATACACCTGTACAGTAATGCAGTCATCTCGCATGTAATTTCCGTCAGGCCTCACAGCATCATACCAAGACAAAAATGCCGGAAAGCCCCATGCATCCgccgttttcgaaaataaatgacGAGTTTTTCTCTCGCAAGGATACTGGTTCGGTCGCACTGATAACAGACGTATTTCCGCATCCACGTGACAAGACCACTGTGATAAGTCGCTTCGTCCATCGCAAATCAAATAAACAGATAACGAACGGCAGGCTCCAAGGTCCCTATACGGCATCACTACTATTCTCCACAATAGGTTTTGGAAGCAGAATGTTTCAGAGCAATTAGCGCAGTCCAGGGATGTAATATGGTTCACGCGGAATTCGAATGTTATTTCAGAACATGTACCGTCGTCATTTGTGTTCGCTTTGGGTGTAGATGTTGATGTTGATGAGTGCGCCTTGACGAAGGAAAAAGTACCATATAACAGTTGAACGATCTTTCGTCACAGCACtacttctagcatgaacatagaaaatattcggaggttGATGAGTTTACTATAGgcgctagtagcagtgctgtgacttcgtaaatatttcgaatatttttttgcatgCAATGTCGTTACATGAGAATGCCTTACCGCCTCTACCATCACTTCGATTGATTCAGTCTTCGCTGTAGAACGTCCCTTTCCATTGACTACTGAAGACGagaatatttcgatttttcccattttttttctaatttcgtcaACATTCTGATTTTCGCCTGAGTGTTCTAAATCGTTCTTTTTGTCCACCGATTTAAGTGCTTTTTTGAACGATTTTAATGCGTCGTCATTTCTATTTAGTTTTTCATAGCATTCTCCTTGCAGTTTGTTAGCGTGGAACGAATTTGGCTCGATACACAAATACCTGGAAACGTATTTTAGAGCGTTGTGATACTCGCCAATTTTGAAATAGAGTGTGGCGATTACGTATCCTTGAACatctttctaaaaaaataaatttagggGGTCAGCATGGGACGGAACAGTGCTATCATATATTTGGAAATGTGTCGTCTTTTTGATTGATCTGAGAAGCACATTGAGTTTTTGTCGCAGACCTGATAAATGAAACTTACTTGATTGTTgatcaacaacaattttactATGTCCTCAACGTCGTCCTTTGTAAgaaccatttttaaaaacaatcggttgaagataatttttatatttcgatTCCCTTTGAAGGCTCATAGAGGCATCATTTATGAATTCCGAATTATGCAAGAAATTGATGCAATCATCAGATGAAGTTAATTGTATAATTGACTACAAAAACGTATTCACGCTATTGGAATATTTGTGGACCGTCTTTACGTCAATGCAGTTGTCAAGTTGAACACGTCATCCCTGATGATATCTCATAAATAAAGCATTCGATACAAGCCGTACATGCCATAATGCTCGCTAGGGTTGTGCAGTATTTTACGCGAAAAACTCGTCAACGAGAACATTAAAacttgaattttatatttggcTGTAACCAAGTGAACAAAAGTGCATGAAAAATCGTTTGGTCGGGTGCACCTGTTTCGATTAGATTAGTGAAAGGCTCATAAATGCTTTGCAGGCATTTTCGATTCCAAACTatcttttttaaatgattaaaTGTTGCTACTGAAAGCGTAAATACCTTacaaaccaatgaaagtaaatagataggtatggccaaacgttcaaatttgttctagctggagcacatacggatttgcatggcgccacctcaaacgaactcatttctagtgcaaatttccactagaaatgagttagtttgaggtggcgccatgcaaatccgtatgtgctccgacttgtatggactggccatacctacttatcta
The nucleotide sequence above comes from Bradysia coprophila strain Holo2 unplaced genomic scaffold, BU_Bcop_v1 contig_642, whole genome shotgun sequence. Encoded proteins:
- the LOC119083431 gene encoding ubiquitin carboxyl-terminal hydrolase 7-like isoform X2 — its product is MVLTKDDVEDIVKLLLINNQKDVQGYVIATLYFKIGEYHNALKYVSRYLCIEPNSFHANKLQGECYEKLNRNDDALKSFKKALKSVDKKNDLEHSGENQNVDEIRKKMGKIEIFSSSVVNGKGRSTAKTESIEVMAHSSTSTSTPKANTNDDGTCSEITFEFRVNHITSLDCANCSETFCFQNLLWRIVVMPYRDLGACRSLSVYLICDGRSDLSQWSCHVDAEIRLLSVRPNQYPCERKTRHLFSKTADAWGFPAFLSWYDAVRPDGNYMRDDCITVQVYLKVLQ
- the LOC119083431 gene encoding ubiquitin carboxyl-terminal hydrolase 7-like isoform X1, coding for MVLTKDDVEDIVKLLLINNQKDVQGYVIATLYFKIGEYHNALKYVSRYLCIEPNSFHANKLQGECYEKLNRNDDALKSFKKALKSVDKKNDLEHSGENQNVDEIRKKMGKIEIFSSSVVNGKGRSTAKTESIEVMVEAAHSSTSTSTPKANTNDDGTCSEITFEFRVNHITSLDCANCSETFCFQNLLWRIVVMPYRDLGACRSLSVYLICDGRSDLSQWSCHVDAEIRLLSVRPNQYPCERKTRHLFSKTADAWGFPAFLSWYDAVRPDGNYMRDDCITVQVYLKVLQ